The DNA sequence GAGCTCGCGCTCGAAGGAGACCAGCCGCAGCGGCCGCGCCCCCGGCGAGGCGGCGTGCACGGCGCGGGCGCAGCGCAGGGCCGCCAGCGCGTTGCCCGCCGCGCCCAGCCCCACGTCGAAGAGGGTGAGCGCCGGTCCGCCCGCGGCCAGCCGCTCCGCCAGCCGGGACTGGCCCACGTAGAGCCGCTCCGCCTCCACGGTGGCGCCGATGACCGGGTGCATCACCTCGCCCGCCTCGGCGTCGCGCACCGAGGGCGCGCCGGAGGAGGTGGCCACGATGGTGAAGCGCGCCCCCGGGGCGCCCGCCCCCTCACCCCCACCGGGTGGGGGAGCGGGAGGGAGCGCCGGGGCTCCGGCGCCTGCTCCGGCCTTCGCCTGCGGATACACCTGCCGCCCCGGCGACCGCCCGCTCGTGTCGTGCTCGTGCCGGTCGATGGCCTTCATGGTCTCCCGCGCGAAGGCCTGGTAGCGGCCGGCCTCGATGGCGGCGCGGATGGCCCGCATCAGCTCGAGGTAGTGGTGCAGGTTGTGGACGGCCAGCAGCCGGGGCCCGAGCGGCTCCTGGCACTTCATCAGGTGGTGCAGGTAGCCGCGCGGGTGGCGGCGGCAGGTGGGGCAGGCGCAGCCGGCGTCGAGCGGCGCCTGCGAGAGCCGGTGCTCCGAGCGCGTCAGCCGCACCCGCCCGGTGGAGGTGAAGGCGGTGCCCTGCCAGGCCAGGGTGGTGGGGATGACGCAGTCGAACATGTCCACGCCGTGGCCCACCGCCTCGAGGATGTCCGGCGGGGTGCCCACGCCCATGAGGTAGCGGGGCTTCTCCTCCGGCAGGTGCTCGGCCGCCGCGCCCACCACGTCGAACCGCTCGGCCCGGGTGTCGCCCACCGCCAGCCCGCCGATGGCGAAGCCGTCGAAGGGGTGCTGCGAGAGGAAGCGGGCCGACTCGCGCCGCCAGGCCGGCGAGAGGCCGCCCTGCACGATGGCGAAGAGCGCCTGGTCGGCCTGGCCGCGGGCCGCCAGGCTGCGCAGCGCCCAGCGGTGGGTGCGCTCCAGCGCGGCGCGCACCTCGGCCTCCGGGGCGGTGGAGGGGAGGCAGATGTCGAGCACCATCATCACGTCCGAGCCGATGGCCGCCTGCATGGCGATGGAGGACTCGGGCGAGAGGTGGTGGTAGCTCAGGTCGACGTAGCTCTTGAAGCGCGCCCCCTCCTCGCTGATGGTCCGGTCGGCCGGCAGCGAGAAGATCTGGAAGCCGCCCGAGTCGGTGAGGATGGAGCGGTCCCAGCCCATGAAGCGGTGCATCCCGCCCAGCGCCCGCATGGCCGCCGGGCCGGGGCGCAGCAGCAGGTGGTAGGTGTTGCCGAGGATGATCTCGGCGCCCAGCCCGGTGAGGTCCTCGGGCGTCAGGCCGGTCACCGAGGCGCGGGTGCCCACCGGCATGAAGGCGGGCGTCTCGACGCGGCCGTGGGTGGTGGTGAAGGCGCCGCGGCGGGCGCGGGTGGCGGGGTCCTTGGCGCCGACCTGGAAGGTGAAGGGCATCGAGGGCGGGGGAATAGCACGCGGCGCGGCGGCCCGCCCGCTCCGGCCCCGCAGGCCGGGAGGACCGGCGCCTGCCCGCCCCGGCTCAGAGGCCGTGAAGGAATCCCCGGACCGAGCCGGGCGGTCGAGGCGCAAGCAGCGCCAGGCGCGCCGACCGAGCATATCTCGCCGATATGTGAGGGAGGCGCAACGCAGCGATGCGCCGCGCATCGGCCGATCCGGCGACGGGAGGGGATTCCTTCACGGCCTCTCAGGGCTGGATGACGATGCGCGGGTCCACCACCGGGCAGTCGCCGGAGAAGACGTTGAAGGTGTAGGTCTTGGGCGGGGACCTGGGGTCGATGCGCAGCGACAGCCGCCCGTCCCTCGACGGCAGCGAGCCCCTGCGGAAGGGGTCGAAGTCGAGGGCGAAGTCGAGCTGGCCCGGCGGGCGCTCCCGGCCGACCAGCCTGGCGGTGAAGGTCACCTCGTCGCCCCGGCCCACGTTCAGGCAGTCCTTCTGCCGCGAGGGGAAGAGGAACCCCTCCAGGCACCGGCTGCCGGTCTCGTCCACCACCACCTCGAAGGGGCAGGCCCGGTCCAGCGTGGGGTCGACGCGGAAGTTGACCGACAGGGCGTGCGGGCCGGGCAGCGGCCGGGTGGGCCCGCCGGCGCAGCCCGCGGCCGCCAGGGCCAGGAGCAGCGGGGCGGCCCGGGGCAGCCGGGCGGTGGGGCGGGCGGGCGGCGACATGGGGGGCCTCCTGGCGGCGTGACCGGAGCGGGCGAGGTGGGTGGGTGGGCGGCGGGGACGGTACGCTCCGTAGAGCGTCGCCGGGGGGACTCTGTGACAGGGACGGCGCATCGGCCGCTCACGGCGCCGGATGGGGCGGCGCCCCCGCCGGGAGCGCGGCCGCCAGGGCCTCGAAGCGGGGCAGCCCGCGCAGCGGCGCCAGGGCGGCGTCCCTCGACAGCAGCCGCCGCTGGTAGCCGAGCGCCACCGCCCGCTCCAGCGCCGCCAGCGCCTCGTCCAGCGCGCCCAGCTGCAGGCTCACCAGCGCCGCGTTGTACTGCACGTACAGGTTGCCGGCGGCGCGCCGCAGCGCCTCGTCGCGCAGCTGCCGGGCCCGCTCGGCGCGACCCAGCCGCGCCTGGTAGCGCGCCAGGTCGGAGCGGGTGTCGTCGTCCTCCCGGTTGATGGCCAGCTGCTGCTCGGCCAGGGCGGTCGCCTGCCGGTAGGCGCCGGCCGCCTCCGCGGCGCGCCCCCCCGCGAAGGTGAGGGCGTCGCCCAGGTTGCCCTGGTAGACGTGGTCCCCCGGCGCCAGCTCGGCGGCCTTGCGGAACCTGGCGGCCGCCTCCTCGAAGCGGCCCAGGTAGAAGGCGGCGGAGCCCAGGTTGGAGAGGGCCCCCTGGGTGGGGCCGAGCGCCACCGAGGTCTCGAGCGCCGCCACCGCCCCCTGGAAGTCGCCCGCCAGGTAGCGCGCCGCGCCCAGGTTGCCGTGGGCGCTGGCGCTGTCGGGCGTGCGCGTCACCACCTCGGCGTAGACCGTGGCCGCCTCGGCGTGGCGGCCCATGCGGAAGAGGAAGTTGCCGACCTGGCGCGCCACCTGCCAGTCGGAGGGATCGGCCTGGCGGGCCCGCTCGAAGATGGCCTCCACCTCGGCGGTGCGCCCGCTGGCCTCCACGGCCCTGGCCAGCCCCAGCAGCGCCTCCACCGGGTTGGTGGCCAGGCTGGCCGCCTGGGTGAACTCGCGCCCGGCCCGGTCGGCGTCGCCGGCGGCCAGGTGCAGGCTGGCCAGCGCCTGGTGGACGGCGGCCGCCTGCGGCTCGCGGTCCAGCGCCACCTGGCAGGCCTGCTCGGCCCGCTCGAAGTCGGCGGCGGCCCGGGCGAAGGTGAAGCGCGCCAGCCAGGCGTCGCACAGCCCGGCGTAGGAGACGGCGAAGCGCCCGTCGGCGGCGATGGCCCGCT is a window from the Anaeromyxobacter sp. genome containing:
- the tgt gene encoding tRNA guanosine(34) transglycosylase Tgt; the protein is MPFTFQVGAKDPATRARRGAFTTTHGRVETPAFMPVGTRASVTGLTPEDLTGLGAEIILGNTYHLLLRPGPAAMRALGGMHRFMGWDRSILTDSGGFQIFSLPADRTISEEGARFKSYVDLSYHHLSPESSIAMQAAIGSDVMMVLDICLPSTAPEAEVRAALERTHRWALRSLAARGQADQALFAIVQGGLSPAWRRESARFLSQHPFDGFAIGGLAVGDTRAERFDVVGAAAEHLPEEKPRYLMGVGTPPDILEAVGHGVDMFDCVIPTTLAWQGTAFTSTGRVRLTRSEHRLSQAPLDAGCACPTCRRHPRGYLHHLMKCQEPLGPRLLAVHNLHHYLELMRAIRAAIEAGRYQAFARETMKAIDRHEHDTSGRSPGRQVYPQAKAGAGAGAPALPPAPPPGGGEGAGAPGARFTIVATSSGAPSVRDAEAGEVMHPVIGATVEAERLYVGQSRLAERLAAGGPALTLFDVGLGAAGNALAALRCARAVHAASPGARPLRLVSFERELGALALACSDDGAAVLGWSEQDRAAARALLATGRHEEAGLTWRLALGDALTCLAEAPEQADLVFWDPFSPRANPALWTTAAFQALRRRCAPGCALFTYSTATATRSALLLAGFHVGVGDPSGPKEETTAAALPPAAPARPLDARWLVRLGRSSAAWPSDAPSDAGDRVRTHPQFG